One region of Desulfitobacterium chlororespirans DSM 11544 genomic DNA includes:
- a CDS encoding phage tail sheath C-terminal domain-containing protein has product MGLPNINIEFKTTAAAAIKRSQKGTVAIILKDAATTAQGMHVLTNVTQIPAALGTLNKDYISRSFLGYVHPPRKVLVYVLPDTAENLAAALSYLATQTFDYVVGPPDCDAAEATEIASWVAAQRANGLTPKTVLPHKAEDSQAIINFTTSGIQVGTATYDASGYCSRIAGLIAGTPMTISCTYAPLPEVTDVTRLAKADMDTAIDRGEFIIFHDGEKVKVGRGVNSLQTTNPDKSEIFKKIKIVEAVDMIRNDIKMTAQDNYIGKYANSYDNKCLLITAISGYFAQLELDGILQPGTSSVGIDTEAQEAYLQSAGVDTSALSEQDIKEANTGDKVYLKASIKILDAIEDIDLDIVI; this is encoded by the coding sequence TTGGGACTCCCAAATATCAATATTGAATTTAAGACAACGGCTGCTGCTGCTATTAAGCGTTCGCAAAAGGGAACCGTTGCCATTATTTTAAAGGACGCTGCTACGACCGCTCAAGGGATGCATGTACTGACCAATGTGACCCAGATCCCCGCAGCTCTGGGAACACTGAATAAGGATTATATCAGTCGCTCGTTTTTGGGCTATGTGCACCCGCCGCGTAAGGTGCTTGTCTATGTACTGCCTGATACGGCTGAAAACCTTGCCGCCGCTTTAAGCTATTTAGCTACGCAGACTTTCGATTATGTCGTCGGTCCCCCGGACTGTGATGCTGCCGAGGCGACAGAGATTGCCTCATGGGTAGCCGCTCAACGCGCCAACGGATTGACACCTAAAACCGTGCTGCCCCACAAGGCTGAAGATAGTCAAGCAATTATAAACTTCACAACTTCCGGCATTCAAGTGGGAACAGCTACTTACGACGCCTCGGGCTACTGCTCCCGGATTGCCGGGCTGATTGCCGGTACTCCCATGACCATCAGCTGCACTTATGCTCCACTGCCTGAGGTTACCGATGTGACCAGACTAGCCAAAGCGGACATGGATACAGCAATTGACCGTGGTGAGTTTATTATTTTCCACGATGGTGAGAAAGTTAAAGTCGGGCGGGGAGTGAATAGCCTGCAAACGACTAACCCTGACAAAAGCGAAATATTTAAGAAGATCAAGATTGTGGAAGCTGTGGATATGATCCGCAACGATATTAAGATGACCGCTCAGGATAACTATATCGGCAAATATGCCAATAGTTACGATAACAAATGCCTGCTGATCACAGCGATCAGCGGCTATTTCGCTCAATTGGAGCTGGACGGAATCCTGCAGCCAGGAACCAGCTCGGTAGGTATCGATACCGAAGCTCAGGAAGCTTATCTGCAGTCCGCGGGAGTGGATACCTCCGCCCTGTCCGAACAGGACATCAAAGAGGCCAACACCGGGGATAAGGTCTACCTCAAAGCCAGCATCAAGATCCTGGATGCTATTGAGGATATCGATCTGGATATTGTGATTTAA
- a CDS encoding zinc-ribbon domain-containing protein — protein sequence MSKKKIVAELRAYFHLEGYELLSADYINAHTKLDIKCNKGHIYQATWNSFQGGRRCFICAHHHIGRCNANSHREFVNRLKDKTNGACVALSDYVNNSKKVLFRNINCGHTFEASPKHVLAGHTCPICGYGRIGDLRKKTHEQYVEEVKSLVEDEYKVLGKYKGDAVHIKFEHVFCGREFSMRAGNFLQGVRCPHCAESKGEKRIYDFLVEHSYNFVREYRDERCKHKSYLPFDFAVFNDKGELKLLIEYDGELHYKVGRWVNAQEKLASIKRSEKIKDEFCSRYGIALLRIPYTQIDEINLILRSAL from the coding sequence ATGTCAAAAAAGAAAATTGTAGCAGAGTTGCGTGCATATTTCCATCTTGAAGGGTACGAATTACTCTCTGCGGATTACATCAATGCGCATACTAAGCTCGACATTAAATGCAATAAAGGGCATATCTATCAAGCCACATGGAATTCATTCCAAGGGGGGAGAAGATGCTTTATTTGCGCGCACCACCATATCGGTAGATGTAATGCTAACTCGCACAGGGAGTTTGTTAACCGGTTAAAAGATAAAACAAACGGTGCCTGTGTCGCTTTAAGCGACTATGTAAACAACAGTAAAAAGGTGCTATTTAGGAATATAAACTGCGGACATACTTTTGAAGCTTCACCAAAACACGTTTTAGCTGGTCATACCTGTCCGATATGTGGATATGGCCGAATTGGAGACCTAAGGAAAAAGACCCACGAGCAATATGTTGAAGAGGTTAAATCCTTGGTCGAAGATGAATATAAGGTCTTGGGGAAATATAAAGGTGATGCCGTGCACATTAAGTTTGAACATGTCTTTTGTGGTCGAGAATTTAGTATGCGAGCTGGCAACTTTCTGCAAGGAGTAAGATGCCCACACTGCGCTGAATCAAAAGGTGAAAAAAGAATTTATGACTTTTTAGTCGAACATAGTTATAACTTTGTAAGAGAATATCGAGATGAACGTTGCAAACATAAAAGTTATTTACCTTTTGACTTCGCCGTATTCAATGATAAGGGAGAACTGAAACTGTTAATAGAATACGATGGAGAATTGCATTATAAAGTTGGAAGATGGGTCAATGCCCAAGAAAAACTTGCATCAATTAAAAGAAGTGAGAAAATAAAGGACGAATTCTGCTCTCGTTACGGCATTGCATTATTAAGAATACCATACACTCAAATTGATGAGATAAATTTGATTCTAAGGAGTGCTTTATGA
- a CDS encoding phage tail tube protein, producing MEVWLDNAYVGECYGMQAKVSFNKEDVQICGRMATDKKVSSISCTGSLRMHKVSSRMANAIGASIRNGKDLRFVVISKLNDPDAYGAERVVLKNVSFDDLTLADWEVATNGKIEAPFSFTDYELLDAVEAR from the coding sequence TTGGAAGTTTGGCTGGATAACGCCTATGTGGGTGAATGCTATGGCATGCAGGCTAAAGTAAGCTTTAATAAAGAAGATGTGCAAATTTGCGGTCGGATGGCTACGGATAAGAAAGTCTCCAGTATCAGCTGCACAGGCTCCTTGCGGATGCACAAGGTCTCCAGCCGGATGGCTAACGCTATTGGCGCCTCGATCCGCAACGGCAAAGATTTGCGTTTTGTGGTGATCTCCAAGCTGAATGACCCGGATGCCTATGGCGCTGAGCGGGTTGTACTGAAAAATGTAAGCTTCGACGATCTGACTCTGGCCGATTGGGAAGTAGCCACCAACGGAAAGATCGAGGCTCCCTTTTCCTTTACGGATTATGAACTTCTTGACGCTGTGGAGGCGAGATAA
- a CDS encoding phage tail assembly chaperone, which produces MDTLELLLKGERPNMPEKEIKLKRLSKACGGDIIFRLRALSFNRVAEIKNSHAGGDMEVHILLAGVISPDLKSEDLKQKYNAVTPLEMIKTMLLPGEIEDISREIEKLSGYRVTTVEEVKKNRVGS; this is translated from the coding sequence ATGGATACCTTAGAGCTGTTGCTTAAAGGGGAGCGGCCCAATATGCCGGAGAAAGAGATTAAATTAAAGCGGTTGAGCAAAGCCTGCGGCGGGGATATCATCTTCCGGTTGCGGGCCCTCAGCTTCAACCGGGTGGCTGAGATTAAAAACAGCCATGCCGGCGGCGATATGGAAGTTCACATTCTCTTGGCCGGTGTGATCTCCCCCGATCTGAAGTCCGAGGATCTTAAGCAAAAATATAATGCGGTTACGCCCTTGGAAATGATCAAAACCATGCTTCTTCCGGGCGAAATCGAGGATATTTCCCGGGAAATCGAGAAACTGAGCGGCTATCGGGTTACTACGGTAGAAGAGGTTAAAAAAAATAGAGTCGGATCCTGA
- a CDS encoding tape measure protein → MSRDISINISAQDNYTQAITTIRNANQSFSKDLMGLSFKLDALNKTKISLKVDMGKAKQALQEAEKQFSLTRNAADKIQMEVNNANYENARRNFGLVADSARQAEKDILSLYGAISKSENRAGAGGSAGKSLLGELATAGAGKLLEDTVTHIANAYATSAYGSDAGTMFQNALSGVISGAAIGSVVGSPVIGTVAGAAAGLGLGLLNGTTSIKNKKDDAFKNYVQEQYSTIKQSQEDTLARGIGIAGNREQKQLSFGTLLGSDEAAKDFLAEMAGFTVATPFDYDQLAAISKTMIENGYKQDELFEELTKIGDAGTALGMSSEDMNYVAASLGRLRSSEQTTQALLNPLLERRIPVWESLAKAFSVTETVTESEVQEMVSTGKISGVEAAKAIADYMGAEYAGNMDKLNQSYQGLSSNLENARDNMDAAMGEGFAEERKKGLQAQTDYFEGESGEKLKEANHMIGEWRASLENLSEQYERDAVTAVMTGDISSIFSDDIKNRLMGLYEEYTEYASSNSDEAGAKMGGLLAEAQAIAQDEYNASDGAQLMIDSNKKLVGRIRNDAALRAEYHNAGYEMGLVFSKGIESAIAENSKIKASSTNTSSTGRPSIWEPSAQRSSTNTPSTGSPIGGATREDMLNKLFAGDKQAYGLSYVPYDNFPALLHEGERVLTASEARALKGSGASTISITGNSFIIREEADIGKVARELARNLTRASALAI, encoded by the coding sequence ATGTCTCGTGATATTAGTATAAACATTTCAGCTCAGGATAACTATACTCAGGCGATTACCACGATACGCAATGCTAACCAGTCCTTTAGTAAGGATCTTATGGGTCTTTCGTTTAAACTGGATGCTTTAAATAAAACAAAAATCAGTCTTAAGGTCGACATGGGCAAGGCAAAACAAGCCTTACAAGAAGCAGAAAAACAATTTTCCTTAACTAGAAATGCTGCTGACAAAATACAAATGGAAGTAAACAATGCGAATTATGAGAATGCCAGAAGAAACTTCGGTTTAGTCGCAGATAGTGCCCGTCAAGCAGAGAAAGATATCCTTAGCCTATACGGTGCAATAAGCAAAAGCGAAAACCGGGCAGGGGCCGGAGGGAGCGCTGGCAAAAGTTTGCTAGGCGAGTTGGCGACGGCAGGGGCAGGAAAGCTTTTAGAAGATACCGTGACACATATTGCGAATGCGTATGCCACCAGTGCATATGGCTCAGATGCAGGTACTATGTTTCAAAATGCGCTAAGTGGAGTGATTTCAGGCGCGGCGATAGGATCAGTGGTTGGTTCCCCGGTTATTGGAACAGTCGCCGGAGCAGCTGCAGGTTTAGGATTAGGTCTGCTAAATGGGACAACATCCATCAAAAATAAAAAGGACGATGCCTTTAAAAATTATGTGCAGGAACAGTATAGTACCATTAAACAATCCCAGGAAGATACACTTGCCCGTGGAATAGGCATTGCAGGAAACCGCGAACAAAAACAGCTATCCTTTGGAACCCTCTTAGGCAGTGATGAAGCTGCTAAGGATTTCCTGGCGGAGATGGCGGGCTTTACCGTAGCCACACCCTTTGACTATGATCAGCTCGCCGCTATAAGCAAGACGATGATCGAGAACGGCTATAAGCAGGACGAATTATTTGAGGAACTTACCAAAATCGGAGATGCCGGAACGGCCTTGGGTATGAGCAGTGAGGACATGAACTACGTAGCCGCCAGTTTGGGGCGTCTGCGGTCCAGCGAGCAAACCACACAGGCGCTCCTGAATCCCTTGCTTGAAAGACGTATCCCGGTGTGGGAATCCCTTGCCAAGGCATTCAGTGTAACTGAAACTGTAACCGAATCTGAGGTACAGGAAATGGTCTCCACAGGGAAAATCTCCGGTGTCGAAGCCGCTAAAGCAATCGCCGATTATATGGGCGCAGAGTATGCCGGGAATATGGACAAACTGAATCAAAGCTACCAAGGACTTTCGAGCAACTTAGAGAATGCTCGAGATAATATGGATGCAGCCATGGGGGAGGGTTTTGCAGAGGAACGGAAAAAAGGCTTACAAGCCCAGACGGATTACTTTGAGGGGGAGAGTGGCGAGAAATTAAAAGAAGCTAACCACATGATCGGGGAGTGGCGGGCGTCATTAGAAAATTTATCTGAACAATATGAAAGAGATGCGGTAACTGCAGTTATGACAGGTGATATAAGCTCTATTTTTAGCGACGACATTAAAAACAGACTTATGGGCTTGTATGAAGAATACACCGAATATGCCTCAAGCAACTCTGACGAAGCCGGAGCTAAGATGGGAGGGCTGCTTGCCGAAGCCCAGGCAATAGCGCAGGATGAGTATAACGCCAGCGATGGGGCGCAATTAATGATAGATTCGAATAAAAAGCTTGTAGGCAGAATCAGAAACGATGCGGCCTTAAGAGCTGAATATCATAATGCCGGGTATGAGATGGGGCTTGTGTTTTCGAAGGGCATAGAGTCTGCAATAGCTGAGAATTCAAAAATAAAAGCATCTAGCACGAATACATCAAGCACAGGCAGGCCAAGCATTTGGGAACCAAGCGCACAGAGATCGAGCACAAACACACCAAGCACAGGATCGCCAATCGGGGGGGCGACGCGCGAAGATATGCTCAATAAACTCTTTGCTGGTGACAAGCAAGCCTATGGCCTAAGCTATGTACCCTATGATAATTTCCCGGCGCTGCTCCACGAAGGGGAGCGGGTTCTGACCGCCAGCGAGGCACGGGCCTTAAAAGGTTCCGGGGCAAGCACTATAAGCATCACCGGCAACAGCTTCATCATCAGGGAAGAGGCAGATATTGGCAAAGTAGCCCGTGAACTGGCCAGGAACCTGACGAGGGCCTCTGCACTGGCCATTTGA
- a CDS encoding LysM peptidoglycan-binding domain-containing protein — translation MRKFIFKDGNRELLLPVTPPSFTITHGIKIETIHIHTLGDVNIAGYGTLAAIKIDCLFPAQPYPFSLTDENPYTYVKTFQKFCDKRKVIRFVIPNTPVNLPVLVESIAYSERDGTHDVYATLTLREYRQLNAVKVEQSGTENQPRPAAAAIDKPTAYTVESGDTLSSICRKFYGDASLYPQVADANGLTNPHLIFPEQILNMPDKSQLVSGR, via the coding sequence TTGCGAAAATTCATCTTCAAGGATGGAAACCGGGAACTCCTGCTTCCCGTTACGCCCCCGTCCTTTACGATTACCCATGGTATAAAGATAGAGACCATCCATATTCATACTCTTGGTGATGTTAATATAGCGGGCTATGGGACCCTTGCCGCTATCAAAATAGACTGTCTCTTCCCTGCCCAACCCTACCCCTTTTCCCTTACCGATGAGAATCCTTATACCTATGTGAAGACCTTTCAAAAATTCTGCGATAAACGCAAAGTGATTCGCTTTGTTATCCCGAACACCCCCGTCAATCTCCCTGTTTTAGTGGAGTCCATTGCTTACTCAGAGCGGGACGGGACCCATGATGTTTACGCTACCCTTACTCTGCGCGAATACCGGCAATTAAATGCCGTAAAAGTTGAGCAAAGCGGAACTGAGAACCAACCCCGACCTGCCGCCGCAGCCATCGACAAGCCCACAGCGTATACAGTCGAAAGCGGAGATACTCTGAGCTCCATCTGCCGAAAGTTTTATGGGGACGCCAGTCTCTATCCCCAAGTGGCTGACGCCAATGGCCTAACGAATCCGCATTTGATATTTCCCGAACAAATACTCAACATGCCGGATAAAAGCCAATTGGTATCGGGGAGGTGA
- a CDS encoding XkdQ/YqbQ family protein, translated as MVKLLLKNTEGTFDISQLVPQITWSGDYQQCARTLDFSLLSSPLDKHIPTIPCNLGHSILLIQDNNTLFEGYIFERTKNTGSSTIDITCFDRGIYLKRNKTSYKFTNQAPEAIAKRICADFDIEIGEIIDTGVKISRNFLGSTLYDIIQTAYTLASYQTKKKYYLVFKGPKLYVLEKKVTDETLVIEGGSNLMEASTSESIRSLINQIAIYDKDDNLIRRVKNDESIGLYGLLQDYIRQPDDENAGKRAQDMLDDNGLQQKITINNLGNAANVSGGTVVVREPYTGLYGLFYIDSDTHTWKNGLYLNKLVINFKNIMDEKEVGTLPNQSGEKAAG; from the coding sequence GTGGTTAAACTGCTTTTGAAAAACACGGAGGGAACATTCGATATAAGCCAGCTGGTCCCCCAGATAACGTGGTCCGGAGACTATCAGCAATGTGCCAGAACCTTGGATTTCAGCCTGCTGTCCTCTCCCCTCGACAAGCATATACCCACGATCCCATGCAACCTGGGCCATTCTATCCTGCTCATACAGGACAACAACACATTATTCGAAGGCTATATATTTGAGCGCACCAAGAATACAGGAAGCAGTACTATTGATATTACCTGCTTTGACCGGGGAATCTATCTCAAACGCAACAAAACCTCATATAAATTCACAAATCAAGCTCCGGAGGCGATTGCCAAAAGGATCTGTGCCGATTTTGACATCGAAATCGGGGAAATCATTGATACAGGAGTTAAAATCAGCCGTAATTTCCTTGGTTCGACACTGTATGATATCATCCAAACTGCCTACACCCTGGCCTCTTACCAGACCAAGAAGAAATACTACCTGGTCTTTAAAGGGCCAAAGCTTTATGTCCTGGAAAAAAAGGTTACCGATGAGACTCTGGTGATTGAGGGCGGCTCCAATCTCATGGAGGCCAGCACCTCAGAAAGTATAAGGAGCCTGATCAACCAAATTGCGATCTACGATAAAGATGACAATTTGATCCGCCGTGTCAAAAATGATGAATCCATTGGGCTGTACGGATTGCTGCAAGACTATATCCGGCAGCCAGATGATGAGAATGCCGGAAAGAGAGCTCAGGACATGCTGGATGACAATGGCCTGCAACAGAAGATTACCATCAATAATCTCGGCAATGCGGCCAATGTCTCCGGGGGCACCGTAGTGGTCCGGGAACCCTACACCGGGCTTTACGGACTGTTCTACATCGATAGTGACACTCATACCTGGAAGAATGGTCTTTATCTCAACAAGCTGGTTATCAATTTTAAGAACATCATGGACGAAAAGGAAGTGGGTACATTGCCGAACCAAAGCGGCGAAAAGGCAGCCGGTTGA
- a CDS encoding DUF2577 family protein has product MRGEAKEQLPTSYRLGKVVNVNPLKVSTSGIILSGDDLLINGGIARRTKALSMSELSGNLTGTFHGDTGNLAISGGSMSATAGIEGSLAEDDSVLLLSLEDNQKFIVLCKVVSL; this is encoded by the coding sequence ATGCGCGGTGAAGCTAAAGAACAACTGCCCACATCTTATCGCTTAGGGAAAGTCGTTAACGTTAATCCCCTTAAAGTAAGTACATCAGGCATCATTTTGTCCGGGGACGATCTGCTGATCAATGGGGGAATTGCGCGGCGTACTAAAGCCCTATCCATGTCGGAACTATCCGGAAATCTTACCGGAACTTTTCATGGTGATACAGGGAATCTGGCGATCAGTGGCGGCAGTATGTCGGCTACCGCCGGCATAGAGGGCAGCTTAGCTGAAGATGACAGTGTTTTACTGCTCTCCCTTGAGGATAATCAGAAATTTATCGTACTCTGCAAGGTGGTGAGCCTATGA
- a CDS encoding DUF2634 domain-containing protein yields the protein MSLFPMIQPGAARVETALPLCREVDWDFELDIPIYKNGSPSFVNGARAVLVWAWNALHTPRYRYEIYTWNYGNEVEQLIGQPFTDDLKRSEVTRFVRECLLINPYITDVADITVNFANETVKVGCRIITVYGEVNINV from the coding sequence ATGAGCCTTTTCCCGATGATTCAGCCGGGGGCGGCAAGGGTTGAAACAGCGTTACCCCTCTGCCGAGAAGTGGACTGGGACTTTGAACTGGATATACCGATCTATAAAAACGGCTCACCCTCTTTTGTCAACGGGGCACGGGCCGTTTTGGTTTGGGCATGGAATGCTCTCCATACCCCCAGGTACCGGTATGAGATCTACACTTGGAATTATGGCAACGAAGTGGAGCAGTTGATTGGCCAGCCTTTTACGGATGACCTCAAACGTTCTGAGGTAACCCGATTTGTAAGGGAATGCCTGTTAATCAATCCATATATTACAGATGTAGCCGATATAACAGTTAACTTTGCCAATGAAACAGTAAAGGTTGGCTGCAGAATAATCACGGTTTATGGGGAGGTGAATATCAATGTTTGA
- a CDS encoding baseplate J/gp47 family protein, with translation MFEAITPESIKENILNELALVDVREGSYTNNLVNPTALAIWKLYDSLNALIPMVYVDETSGVYIDKKAAHYGIIRKSGTKASAVLRFTGIDGKAVPKGTVFLTGDGLEFVTESAVTLTAGAASTTAIAAETGEAYNVPGGSITQQIVSISGLTGVTNEAAVGGTDPESDKSLVERLYAYLRKPTTSGNVYHYEQWALAVDGVGGVKVAPLWNGPGTVKVLIVSPAKAPVDQEVVTRCADHIQQNRPIGATVTVESASALTINVEATITIESTTTKSAVKEAFANSLNAYLQSIAFEKYELIYNRLAFMLLDIEGVIDYTDLTVNGGTSNITIAANEVPVAGMVVIS, from the coding sequence ATGTTTGAAGCTATTACGCCTGAAAGTATCAAAGAAAATATCCTAAATGAACTTGCGCTGGTAGATGTCCGGGAAGGAAGCTATACGAATAATCTTGTCAACCCGACTGCTTTAGCAATCTGGAAGCTTTACGACAGCTTGAATGCCCTTATCCCCATGGTCTATGTGGATGAAACCTCTGGGGTATATATTGACAAAAAGGCTGCCCATTATGGGATCATCAGAAAATCCGGTACAAAGGCTTCCGCAGTGCTGCGCTTCACAGGAATCGACGGTAAGGCGGTTCCTAAAGGGACGGTTTTTCTAACAGGTGACGGCCTGGAATTTGTCACTGAGTCGGCGGTTACGCTCACCGCCGGAGCAGCCAGCACCACAGCCATAGCGGCTGAAACAGGCGAAGCCTACAATGTTCCCGGCGGCAGCATTACTCAGCAGATTGTCAGCATCTCAGGACTTACCGGCGTAACCAATGAAGCTGCCGTCGGGGGCACAGACCCGGAAAGCGATAAAAGCCTGGTCGAAAGGCTCTATGCCTATCTTCGCAAGCCGACAACCAGCGGCAATGTTTATCATTATGAACAATGGGCTTTAGCTGTTGATGGTGTGGGAGGGGTAAAGGTAGCTCCCCTCTGGAATGGACCGGGCACGGTTAAGGTCCTGATCGTTAGCCCTGCTAAAGCTCCTGTGGATCAAGAGGTTGTGACCCGTTGCGCTGACCATATCCAACAGAATAGGCCCATTGGAGCGACGGTGACCGTAGAAAGTGCTTCGGCGCTTACGATTAATGTAGAGGCAACGATTACTATTGAAAGTACAACCACCAAGTCCGCGGTGAAGGAAGCTTTTGCGAACAGCTTGAACGCTTATTTGCAGAGCATTGCTTTTGAAAAGTATGAACTGATTTACAATCGCCTTGCTTTTATGCTCCTGGATATCGAAGGGGTCATTGACTATACAGATCTAACCGTCAATGGCGGAACATCAAATATTACCATCGCCGCTAATGAGGTCCCTGTTGCAGGAATGGTGGTGATCAGTTGA
- a CDS encoding putative phage tail protein — MAELLELLPANYKNSQEVVELQAALGNQIAAAEAAKADVFKQLDANTATWGLSYWEQAYGLKTDVSKSYDYRRTRLLSKIRGQGSTTSAMIKNAAESFSNGEVEIAEDNAKYQFTVKFVGAKGIPPNLDDLKDAIEEIKPAHLKAIYEFTYLVWYELDAKNWTWAQFDAQGLTWNELEVLS; from the coding sequence ATGGCGGAGCTGCTTGAGTTATTGCCGGCCAATTACAAGAACAGTCAGGAAGTCGTAGAACTGCAGGCGGCTTTGGGAAATCAGATTGCGGCTGCAGAGGCGGCTAAAGCCGATGTGTTTAAGCAACTGGATGCCAACACAGCTACCTGGGGACTAAGCTACTGGGAGCAGGCCTATGGACTTAAAACAGATGTCTCAAAATCTTATGACTACCGCAGAACCAGACTATTAAGCAAGATACGCGGCCAAGGTTCAACGACAAGCGCGATGATTAAAAATGCTGCGGAAAGCTTCAGCAATGGGGAAGTAGAAATTGCCGAAGATAACGCCAAGTATCAATTTACTGTGAAATTTGTGGGGGCCAAAGGAATACCGCCCAATCTGGATGATCTTAAAGATGCGATCGAGGAAATAAAACCGGCTCATCTGAAAGCCATCTATGAATTTACTTATCTGGTGTGGTATGAGCTTGATGCTAAAAACTGGACTTGGGCTCAGTTCGATGCTCAAGGTCTTACCTGGAATGAACTGGAGGTGCTTAGCTGA